A section of the Bradyrhizobium oligotrophicum S58 genome encodes:
- a CDS encoding glycosyltransferase family 4 protein, which yields MSPSPDKPLKILHAVRAPVGGIFRHILDLANGQVDRGHEVGIIADSLTGGERADAALALVAPRLKLGVHRVAIHREPWPTDIMALRHFHAIARKLGPDVLHGHGAKAGAFVRMLPRHPGTIRIYTPHGGSLHYPRNTLKGALYGRLERALMNRTDLFLFESAFARDTYVRMIGHPQGLVHCVFNGVTAGEFDPVTPANDQTDLGYVGEFRHIKGADLLIDALAQLHANGRPLTLTLGGDGEEMSHLKAQVERLGLTSSVRFIGHVKARDGFSRGRLLVVPSRGDSMPYVVIEAGAAGVPMIAARVGGIPEIFGPHTEALFMPGNATALADAIAAALDDPATAQLRARALRERIFQHFSQKAMVEGVLDSYREAFTKT from the coding sequence ATGTCGCCCTCGCCGGACAAGCCTCTGAAAATCCTTCACGCGGTCAGAGCCCCCGTTGGCGGCATCTTTCGACATATCCTCGACCTTGCCAACGGCCAGGTCGATCGTGGGCACGAGGTCGGCATCATTGCTGACAGCCTGACCGGCGGCGAACGCGCCGATGCGGCGCTGGCGCTGGTTGCACCGCGTTTGAAGCTCGGGGTCCATCGTGTTGCGATTCATCGGGAGCCATGGCCCACCGACATCATGGCGCTCCGCCACTTCCATGCGATCGCCCGCAAGCTCGGCCCCGACGTGCTGCACGGCCATGGCGCCAAGGCTGGCGCGTTCGTCCGCATGCTTCCGCGCCATCCGGGGACCATCCGCATCTACACGCCTCACGGCGGCTCGCTGCACTATCCACGCAACACGCTGAAAGGTGCGCTTTACGGGCGGCTCGAACGCGCGCTGATGAACCGGACCGACCTCTTCCTGTTCGAGAGCGCCTTTGCCCGCGATACCTATGTGCGCATGATCGGCCACCCCCAGGGGCTGGTGCATTGCGTGTTCAATGGCGTGACCGCCGGTGAATTCGATCCCGTCACCCCCGCCAACGATCAGACCGACCTCGGCTATGTCGGTGAGTTCAGGCACATCAAGGGTGCCGATCTCCTGATCGATGCGCTGGCGCAACTGCACGCCAATGGCCGGCCGCTGACGCTCACCTTGGGCGGCGATGGCGAGGAGATGAGCCACCTCAAGGCTCAAGTCGAGCGTCTCGGCCTGACATCCTCGGTGCGTTTCATCGGGCATGTGAAGGCCCGCGACGGATTTTCCAGGGGGCGCCTGCTCGTCGTTCCCTCGCGCGGCGACTCCATGCCTTATGTCGTGATCGAGGCTGGAGCTGCCGGGGTCCCGATGATCGCAGCCAGGGTCGGCGGTATCCCCGAGATCTTCGGACCGCATACCGAGGCGCTGTTCATGCCGGGCAACGCGACTGCGCTTGCTGACGCCATCGCGGCCGCGCTGGACGACCCCGCCACGGCACAGCTTCGCGCCAGGGCGCTGCGCGAGCGCATCTTCCAGCACTTTTCCCAGAAGGCGATGGTCGAGGGCGTGCTCGACAGCTACCGCGAAGCATTTACCAAGACCTGA
- a CDS encoding GumC family protein encodes MRLAFWRAGKKTKADEASVRPVTSVPSAVETAPSGDLDIRLVGRALARKRGFILVPTLLALALAVTAVNMITPRYKSEARILIDGRENTFLRPSSERAEERTALDAEAVTSQVQLVLSRDLARDIIRKNKLGELPEFDPVLRGVSPVKSIAAMMGLVKDPLAMSPDERVMDAYYERLTVYAVDKSRVLVVEFQSQDPALAAQVANSIADGYLVVQQNARQAQARSASQWLAGEIQSLRKKVEEAESRVEEFRAKSNSFMGTNNTSLSNQQMGETSTQLNNARGLKSDAETKARLIREMLQSGQPIEASEVVNSELMRRLSEQRVNLRAQLAEQSSTLLDNHPRIKELKAQLADLDRQIRDEAGKISRSLDSDARIAEGRVQMLSQSLDQAKKQATSTNGQDVQLRALEREAKSQRDLLESYLAKYREANTRESLDTPPAEGRIISRAVVSNTPAYPKKLPIVLIATLATLMLTAGVVITGELLRLTAPRAANPAPAMGNMADVMVLAARVEPMISARPVHTTAAVAPPPTPAPVEAARAAPIEPPATAMQPAEAPALEAAKPTPPLSEIEQLAAGLLAAGDGARKITVLGTAGGEAVTVTALSIARTLAREARVVLVDLAGSPQMLASLSVDPAAPGLIELMLGEASFSSIITKDQASRLHLVNAGRPGADRGQLQSPRLALAIDALLRVYDHVLLDAGNASDLPAELLTAGARAVVVPDPNMPAEARSQMSEQLREVGFGAVTMLKAPVESANRNQPGARGVAA; translated from the coding sequence ATGCGGTTGGCGTTCTGGCGTGCCGGCAAGAAGACGAAGGCTGACGAAGCCTCCGTCCGACCTGTGACGAGCGTGCCTTCTGCGGTGGAGACCGCACCGTCCGGCGATCTCGACATCCGGCTGGTCGGTCGCGCGCTGGCACGAAAGCGTGGCTTCATCCTCGTTCCGACACTGCTCGCACTGGCCCTGGCGGTCACCGCGGTCAACATGATCACACCGCGGTACAAGTCCGAGGCGCGGATTCTGATCGACGGCCGCGAGAACACGTTCCTGCGCCCGAGCAGCGAGCGCGCCGAGGAGCGGACGGCGCTCGATGCCGAGGCGGTCACGAGCCAGGTGCAGCTCGTGCTGTCGCGCGATCTGGCCCGCGACATCATCCGGAAGAACAAGCTCGGCGAGCTGCCGGAGTTCGATCCGGTCCTGCGCGGCGTATCGCCCGTGAAGTCGATCGCCGCGATGATGGGGCTGGTCAAGGATCCTCTCGCCATGTCGCCGGACGAGCGCGTCATGGACGCCTACTACGAGCGTCTGACCGTCTATGCCGTCGACAAGTCGCGCGTCCTCGTCGTCGAATTCCAGTCGCAGGATCCGGCGCTGGCCGCGCAGGTCGCCAACTCCATCGCCGACGGCTATCTGGTCGTTCAGCAGAACGCCCGCCAGGCGCAGGCAAGGTCGGCCAGCCAGTGGCTGGCGGGGGAGATCCAGAGCCTGCGCAAGAAGGTCGAGGAAGCGGAGTCGAGGGTCGAGGAGTTCCGTGCCAAGTCGAACTCGTTCATGGGAACCAACAACACCTCACTCTCCAATCAGCAGATGGGTGAGACCAGCACCCAGCTCAACAATGCACGCGGCTTGAAATCGGATGCCGAGACCAAGGCGCGGCTGATCCGGGAGATGCTGCAGAGCGGGCAGCCGATCGAGGCGTCCGAGGTGGTCAATTCCGAGCTGATGCGGCGGCTGTCCGAGCAGCGCGTCAATCTGCGCGCGCAGCTCGCGGAGCAGTCGTCCACGCTGCTCGACAACCATCCCCGCATCAAGGAGCTGAAGGCGCAACTGGCCGATCTCGACCGTCAGATCCGCGACGAAGCAGGCAAGATCTCGCGCTCGCTCGACAGCGATGCGCGGATCGCCGAAGGACGGGTGCAGATGCTGAGCCAGAGCCTGGACCAGGCCAAGAAGCAGGCCACGTCCACCAACGGTCAGGATGTGCAACTGCGGGCGCTGGAGCGCGAGGCCAAATCGCAGCGTGACCTGCTGGAATCCTATCTCGCCAAATACCGCGAGGCGAACACCCGCGAATCGCTGGATACGCCGCCAGCGGAAGGGCGGATCATCTCGCGGGCGGTGGTGTCCAATACGCCGGCGTATCCGAAGAAGCTGCCGATCGTGCTGATCGCGACGCTGGCGACCTTGATGCTGACCGCGGGCGTGGTCATCACCGGCGAGCTGCTCCGCCTCACGGCGCCGCGCGCGGCGAACCCGGCGCCGGCCATGGGCAACATGGCGGATGTCATGGTGCTTGCGGCGCGGGTGGAGCCGATGATCTCCGCGCGTCCGGTCCACACGACGGCCGCCGTTGCGCCACCTCCGACGCCGGCGCCGGTCGAGGCGGCGCGTGCGGCGCCCATTGAGCCGCCCGCGACGGCCATGCAGCCAGCCGAGGCGCCGGCGCTCGAGGCGGCCAAGCCGACGCCGCCATTGAGCGAGATCGAGCAGCTCGCAGCCGGCCTGCTCGCCGCAGGCGACGGCGCCCGCAAGATCACCGTGCTCGGCACGGCCGGCGGCGAGGCCGTCACGGTCACCGCGCTCTCCATCGCCCGCACCCTGGCCCGTGAGGCCCGCGTGGTGCTGGTCGACCTCGCCGGCAGCCCGCAGATGCTCGCAAGCCTCTCGGTCGATCCGGCCGCACCGGGCCTGATCGAACTGATGCTGGGCGAGGCATCCTTCTCTTCCATCATCACCAAGGACCAGGCCTCGCGGCTGCATCTGGTCAACGCCGGCCGTCCCGGCGCCGACCGCGGCCAATTGCAATCGCCGCGGCTCGCGCTCGCGATCGACGCGTTGCTGCGCGTCTACGATCACGTGCTGCTCGACGCCGGCAATGCCTCCGACCTGCCGGCCGAACTCCTGACCGCGGGCGCGCGCGCCGTCGTCGTGCCCGATCCCAACATGCCCGCCGAGGCGCGCAGCCAGATGAGCGAGCAGCTGCGCGAGGTTGGCTTTGGCGCCGTCACCATGCTGAAGGCGCCGGTCGAGAGTGCCAACCGCAATCAGCCAGGCGCGCGCGGGGTCGCCGCCTAA
- a CDS encoding GNAT family N-acetyltransferase encodes MTMAAVIESRTAQAPARRLPSGLARVDIVSDLAAAEPIWRALEASEHVSTPYQRFDLLSAWQRDVGAREHATPFIVVARDAEQRPLLLLPLTLRHSFGVSIATFMGGKHTTFNMPLMDRDFAARANAGDLDTLLAGLRGHGSVDVLALAQQPRRWRDLTNPFAQWPHQPSVNDCPVLLMPPGAAPTALLSNSFRKRLKSKEKKLQALPGYRYLVAESDAEIAELLDWFFLTKPVRMAEQKLPNVFAEPGIEAFVRHACMARLGCGHRAIQIHALRCDDEIIALFAGVADGNRFSMMFNTYTLSENARWSPGLILMRSIIDHYAQKDFRALDLGIGSDDYKRMFCKDDEPIFDSFVPLTARGRGAAAMMAAVGWAKHAVKHSPALFRLAQRLRGALQPRTGAAKDDD; translated from the coding sequence ATGACCATGGCCGCCGTGATCGAGAGCCGGACGGCGCAGGCGCCTGCGCGGCGGCTGCCGTCGGGGCTCGCACGCGTCGACATCGTGTCGGATCTCGCCGCCGCCGAACCGATCTGGCGCGCGCTCGAAGCCTCCGAACATGTCTCTACGCCCTACCAGCGCTTCGACCTGCTGAGCGCGTGGCAGCGTGACGTCGGCGCGCGCGAGCATGCCACGCCGTTCATCGTCGTCGCCCGTGACGCCGAGCAGCGCCCGCTTTTGCTGCTGCCGTTGACGCTGCGGCACAGCTTCGGAGTCAGCATAGCGACTTTCATGGGCGGCAAGCACACGACCTTCAACATGCCGCTGATGGATCGCGACTTCGCCGCGCGCGCCAACGCTGGCGATCTCGACACGCTGCTCGCGGGATTGCGTGGCCATGGCAGCGTCGACGTCCTCGCTCTGGCGCAGCAGCCGCGGCGTTGGCGTGACCTCACCAATCCGTTCGCGCAATGGCCGCACCAGCCCTCCGTGAACGACTGCCCGGTGCTGTTGATGCCGCCGGGCGCCGCACCGACCGCGCTGTTGTCGAATTCATTTCGCAAGCGGCTGAAGAGCAAGGAAAAGAAGCTGCAGGCGCTGCCCGGCTATCGCTACCTGGTCGCGGAGAGCGACGCCGAGATCGCCGAATTGCTCGACTGGTTCTTCCTGACAAAGCCGGTGCGGATGGCCGAGCAGAAGCTGCCGAACGTGTTCGCTGAACCAGGCATCGAAGCCTTCGTGCGCCACGCCTGCATGGCCAGGCTCGGCTGCGGCCATCGCGCCATCCAGATTCACGCGCTGCGCTGCGATGACGAGATCATCGCGCTGTTCGCCGGCGTCGCCGACGGCAACCGCTTCTCGATGATGTTCAACACCTACACGCTGTCGGAGAATGCGCGCTGGAGTCCAGGACTGATCCTGATGCGCTCGATCATCGATCATTACGCGCAAAAGGATTTTCGCGCGCTCGATCTCGGTATCGGTTCGGACGACTACAAGCGGATGTTCTGCAAGGACGACGAGCCGATCTTCGACAGCTTCGTGCCGCTCACCGCGCGTGGACGGGGGGCCGCGGCGATGATGGCGGCGGTCGGCTGGGCCAAGCATGCCGTCAAGCACAGCCCTGCTCTGTTTCGCCTCGCGCAGCGCCTGCGCGGCGCGCTGCAGCCACGCACGGGCGCCGCGAAGGACGACGATTAG